AACAACTAGAGCTTGACCTGCAAACGAAAAccaaaagggataattttagaaacctccctgaggtttctgacaatatCACGCTTAGTATTCTTGAACTTACAACTCTTACTATCAAGATGGAACCTATGGTCAAACATCACAAGGCATCCATTTACATTTTCTATCCTCAGTGCTTTAGGCTTATTTTAAGAAACTATTTCTCACCAAAGAGTTTGGCGTGTTGATCCTCCGTTTTTTGGGAATAGAAAATTTTGGCCGTAGTATTAacgaaaataaataatttggtgCCAATTTAGGAGCCTTTGAAGGTCCAAAATTGGGACACCGGTCTATCTACCAGATTAATTAGTTCATATGTTCAtcaaattaccttcattctatGTCATTTGAACTCGACTAAGAGAGGCAGATATTGATATGTGTCTAAATGTCTAGTTTGTCAATAATTCAAAATTAGGATAAGTGAATACTTCTCAAGAGTCAGATACTGATAGGTGCATACAATTCACATTTTAGCAAGTATACAACTTATATACAAGGATGTCGTCTATCCATATTAACCAATAGACATTTTTTCTTTAGGGAAGTTTTGAGATTTCCTATATTTAAgggaaatttaaaattttatatagATCACCGTCGAAAAGAATAAAGGTTATATAGCAATCATAAAAGAGATTAAATTTAGTAGCAGAGTTTGGAATTTAATCAACACCGAAGATCCTTATTGCCAATTAAGTGTAACCTTGATGCCTATCTATCTTATATTCAGTAATTCCCTATCACCTCTTAATTGTCTTTCCTCTAATTGACTTCTCTAATCTGATTAGATTATCTTTTCTCCTCGTGGATCACTTCTCCATTTTGGTCTATATTTTGTGTTCTTTTTCACCTAgtcatcttctttctttctttctgaaaGTCTTAACATTTTCCACTTTGCTTCCCATCTCTCCTCCTCCTTCACCATACCAGTATTAGTTTACATGGTATCACCTAAACACGAGTACGTTGGGGTCAAACAAAGAATTTCCCTTAAAATTCTTTGTAACATAGATTTTGACATTAgaacttgtttttatttttatttttttggctcTTCAAATTCTGAATGTGGCGTTGAAATTAGAGCTACAATTATGTTCTTTAAGTTGAAAGATGTTGGGAGATTGCATTCCTTCTTAAGTTTGAAGAAGCTCTACTTCTTGCTTTTGTACTTTCAAAATTTACTcttcaatttttcaaatctttttTATCCCAACTCCCACTGTATCGAGATTTGGCAGCATAAATAAGTATTGTTATTGCAAAAGTAATATGCATGATGGTTGTTGTTGTAGCTATATTTCATTCCATTATTCTTACGATCcctactcctttttttttccttcgttTGCTAACCTTACTTGTTTTTCTTCGTTTGCTAACCTTTTATTATCCCTAATGTAAAATTCTGGCTATAAACTAACAAGGGGGACAACTAAAGGGAATGTAGAATGAAAATAATTTTCTCTTTGCTTACCTTTTTTTAAATAGGGGTGAAATATGTTAAACAAACTCTGAATTAGGGAGGTTAGTTATGCTTTAATATGTCGGTACTTTAAATGATATATTAATCAGCATTGCTGTGCTAAGCGAAATATCAACACCATGTTCCGAAACGAATTGTATGATCCCTAATGGATTCTAAGATTAACTTTATGTacggaagaaaggaaaaataggagatGGTTATAAAATAAAGCATCTTTCTCCTGTGGTAATCGTATTTTGTATCTTTTTCTATGTCAATTGGTGAGAGGTGAGCTCAAAAAGGGACTTAAGTCCCTCTTTGAATTGTAGATCGAGAGTTCGAATCCTATCTGtagcgaaaaaaaaaatttaaagaaagtGTCGGAACACTCCTTTGGTTTAATCAAATCTGTATATCTGTTAATTTCTTATACAATCTCTTTAACCTCCCCTCCCTTTCTATAAATTAGAATAGATTATATTATAAAATATTATCGTTgccgggaaaaaaaaattgataagagGCGAGCAACTTGTGCCCCGTGCCTTACTTCTTTCATTCATTGTTGCCTTAGAGTGCCAATATGTGGTCAGAATTGTaaattgggtttttttttttttggcaaacgAGCTTTTGAATAAGCACGAGGCTAGCCCATTCTAATTTGATATGTTTGGTCTAAATTTGGGATACCGAAGCTCACATAAAAGGACCATTCTTGGTTCACATAATATAAATCAGGCTTTGGACCTAGTTGGAGCCACTCAAGCTCAATATGCTGTGTAAGCCTTCTCACTTAATTTCCTATTGGTACAAAAGAGCCTAGAAATTTTTTAAAGCAATGAAATATACCATTTCATCCTAAAGACAAAATACACGTAATTCGACTTGATATATAGAAAAAGAGCTATCATAATTGACGAAAATTGAAGTACTTTTACAGCAGGAGCATTGTATGTGAAAGTATCATATGACAGAGCTAAAGTTGCAGAGCAAGTTGTAAGCACATACCAATTGCAATATAATGAACAAAGACATAATGAAGTAGTTGGAGCCAACCTAAAACCAATTGACATTCTTAATTTCAGTTAATGTATTGAACATGAACAAGCAGATTGTATTTCAAATTCAAAGACGTGCCTTTGAATAATGGCTCTCTAACTCTATCACTTGAAAAAAAATGTGCAAGAGATCCAACTAATTTTGTACCTTCTAAGAGTAATAAGGTAAaagcaaaaccaaaaaaaaaaaaaggtgaaagtaaacaaggcaaaacttcacaaaattttattaactcATGATTTTGCTATTTCAAGTTTGTCCAGTAgcttgtttaaaacaaaattttcgaGTAGGTGCCCTAAGCAGTACCAAAATATTGCACTATATAAATCATTGGTTGTTTTGAACCCTCCCTCCGTACAATGTTCCTAGTTTGTTTGCCTTTCTCTACAACAGTTGCATAGAAACTTGCCATGTCGAAatcagagaaaagaaaagaaagttgtTCTTTCCACCTTGCTGAAAAATTTACCAACCATGAATGAACAAATCCGGCGAGCCACCTACATTCGATCACAGGCGACCTAATAACAAAAATCGCCAGAAGCAGCCTGGTGAATTCCAACAAAATATCAGGCATCATTTTGCTAGCCTGCTTGGGATATCAATCAACCAAGACCAAGTTATTAGGCCAACCGTTGTTCGTGCTTGCTTTTGCCATGCCAAATATAATCATCAATTGTGAATTACCCTTGTTCTTGCATCCTAAAGATACTTTGCAATCCAGTGCCAATAAGAGCAAGTGtaatcttttatacactgacaACGTATAATCTCTGTTACACCAACCCGTATAGGTTTGTGCCAGCCATGTGTACAAATGGCATCCAAGCCTGAGACACCGATCGTGATGTAAATATTGCACTATCAGTGTAGGACAGAGTCCAAATATTGTAACGCCCACAAAAACTCAAGTGCATGAACACCAAGGTATAGAGTCATTCTTTTGCAACTGTTGACATGGCTTTGGCCAAACATCACAACTATAACCTGAAACAAATTCACAGCTCCATGCCATTGATGGAGCTAAGCCAactatacttatatttttcatgCAAATGCCCTCAACAGGAGAACCCTCAATGCCCTCTAATAAAGGAGCCTTTTTAGTATCCAAACTTACCACATTACTCACAACAATGCCTTTAACCTGTGGAAGAGCTTTAGGATCCCATCCTTCATCAGGATGGTCATTGGCACCTCTACTAAATCTCAAGGGTATTTTCACTCTTTCCAttttaatgttatttatggtaATATTTTCGATATATCCACCTCTTCCCTTATCAGTCTTAATCCGAATACCAGCTGCAGAATCTCGGACATGCAAATCGTCCACAATAACATTTGAAATTCCACCAGACATCTCACTTCCAATTCCAACCCCAGAACATGTTGGAGTTGTACCTGAAACTCTTCTAATGATGATGTTCGAGCTTGGACGAGCCATGGTGATGCCATATTGGTCCCAACCGCTCTTGACTGCAACAAGGTCATCTCCACTCTCAATGTAACAATCCTCAATGCACACATTCATGCTTGAATCTGCATTAGATAATGCAAAGGCAAGTCTCTTTAGAGTTCTACATTAAAATAGATAATCCATTAATATCTAGAAGCTTCAACTTATAAAGCCATAGCTTTAAGTGCTTAAACCAAATGCATCAAAATTTTACATTCTCTAGATAGGTAAGTGCAATCGAATAGACTGACTTTGCCTAAGAAGTGATTAGAATGATTAAGCTGTTCAAGAACCCTCATAGACTGCATGGCCAGGTAAACTAAATGTCTTGGCTTTTTGTTCATGCCTTTATGAGTCATTACTCTAAAATGTGCTTATAATTATGAGGGTTTAGTAACTCTACACAGTTGAGAAAGTTGGTCttgtttggttttttcttttttgtggttGCTTTTGGTAGGTGTTTTCGGAAAACTTATGTGCCATACTACTATGTAGTGTTTGACAATGTTTTCAGAAAATATATGTGCGATACTATATGTAgtgtttgaccaaaaaaaaattactctaGCATCTTTATAGTTAAAAAGAtggttaaaaaatgtgtttttaaGTTTTCCAAATACATGTTCTTGGAAACAGGTTCAAACAAACAGATCCAATATCTGGAAATTAAACACACTTTATCAAAACAGGTATAAGCCCATGGGAGGGGAACAAAATTGGGATGTCAACTGAATAAGGAAATAAAATTTGTACCTGGGTCTATTCCGTCTGTGTTTGGAGCTTTAAGTGGAGCTAATATCGTCATGTTTTTTATTAATACATTACTGCAAGAAATACAAAACAGCAACTGAAAGTGTGAGGATTTGATTTTTGTGCTACATAAGATGATGACAGACAAGAAAGTTGGTTTTTTAGGTATGTGGACCAAATTGAAGCTACTGATTTGATCAATTGTATATGATGACAGAAGCATGAATTTGTCATTCAATAATCAAGACAACAAGATTTGTACTATTCTGGCTATAGGTTATTATCTTAAAGATCTGCATATTTTTCTTGACAAATAGTTTatgctctttctttttttacaaagttacaaagaaaaaaaaaagttaaggtCTGAAATATAACAACAAACTGCACCTGCAATAAACTGGATGGATGGTCCAAAATGGAGAATTTCGAAAAGTGAGGTTGGAAATTAGAATGTTGTGAGAGTCGATGAGCTCAACAAGGTGGCCCCTGGTATGTTCCAAAGTCCTATTCCACCAAAGATCCCACCACATCTTCCCTTGCCCATCGATTGTGCCATTCTGACCTACAAGGGGGTGGACATGATTGGAAAGAGCAAAAGATTTCATCAGTTGTGACAAAAGAAAGGTGGAAAAAAGGGTAATCAGTTAAAGTACtagcaaagaaaacaatttGATCAGTTGTCAGATGTCACCATCAGATCAGGAATGCTTAAACAGGATAGTCACTAAATCTGGAAAGTCTACACCTAAATGAAAATCACCGGCCCTTTGGTTGGTGGCCACTGGCCACCATCAATGCATTAAGACTTGATGGGTGGGTGACAAGGATTCAAACCTTAACTTCTATCAATTTGTCACAATTAAATGTGGCTTTGCTTAAAAATTCAGATAGATGCGTAATGCATTCATCTGATCTGGTGGTTGTTCAGTCCCCTCATGGATTATCCTAGGACCTCTTCAGATCCTCCTCTTCCCATAGTGTAGGAAGCTATtatatcgaaaaaaaaaaaaaaactacaccTAAATGAAGCTAAAATGACAGAAATTCATGAGCACAGTCTTCAAAAATTGTACCGATTTTCCTTGGATTTCATAGGAATTCGGCTTACACAGTGTAAGTTTACCGGAGGGATAGTTTGGAAACCTctcttgagtttttttttgcTAATATCACTTATCACCTCTAAAGTTGTAGGAGTATCGCTTTCTTTCCCTGTCACTAAGATGGGACTACTAATTACTGTCACGGTTTATGAGTTGACAAAAATATCCTCACTGCCTTATtaattttttggcaaaaaatatGGAAGAGAAAATCTAAAATTGTGAAAGTAAAATGGCTATTTCAACAAATCTTTTGGCACTTAAACCATCCACTTATTGAGCCCTCCTACGCCAATCATATATTAAAGTATCCTTGCTATTCTAATAActatttaagcaaaaaaaaaattcaaaatcaatcaaacaatttctATTCTAAAAAATGGCTGTTCTAGAAAAACATCTCTCCTCCACTTTTTTAATTATGCCAACCTTACACTAATTTCTCTCATTATTCTAACAATTATCTAGgcaaaaaattgagaaaaaaaggGACAAAAAATTCACTATTCTaattatttgaaacgaaattgcCAGAAATATTTGGATGGTAGTGTAATTAGATTACATGTTGTAGAATATAATAATGAGTCATTATAATtgtagaaaaaatttgaaagaagTTGAGAGGGGCCATCATGACCCCAATTTTCATGGTACTAAGAAGTTGCCCTTATAAAAAGCCTAGAATTTCCATAAATAATATCTTATAAAGGAATCAAGAACTGCACATCTTCTCTCTAGAAGGTTGGCAATATATAAAAGACGCCCTTGATTTCTGAGCACTAATCAATATTCTCTATGGTGCTTGCTATGGACCACAAGCAAATATTACCACCTCCAAAACCATTTGGCTTTTTCTTCTAAAATGTACAACAAAATTAGACTCAAATCAAGCTTATCATATTGGAGGAAAAAGATTCTCTTAATCAGTAGCCAAACAGCCaaagaaacccaaaaaaaaaaaagaaaataataaataatcccatcaattaaaattaaaaaaaaagaaaagaaaaaaagaaacagaaccaGCCTAGACAAGTCTTTGCCCGTGAAAGATGGAAGTTGAGGATGCTAAAATTGTCAGTTCACATGCAGAAGCAGCAGAATGCTTCAGTCACATGAAGCAGTTTCTTGAATGTACATATGA
The genomic region above belongs to Coffea arabica cultivar ET-39 chromosome 7c, Coffea Arabica ET-39 HiFi, whole genome shotgun sequence and contains:
- the LOC113698505 gene encoding probable polygalacturonase, translating into MISEGDQNSIFNTIKASFTRPSWAILLLIFAVLTLFTLQITSKSVFPIPPLFPATIENSGSGSGFGGPKSCSGFFAEVPPRKVVKSIVEFGGVGDGTTSNTAAFRAAVAYMESFADRGGAQLNVPRGRWLTGNFNLTSNLTLFLEEGAVILGSEDPEDWPIIEPLPSYGRGRERLGGRHISLIHGNNLTNVVITGQNGTIDGQGKMWWDLWWNRTLEHTRGHLVELIDSHNILISNLTFRNSPFWTIHPVYCSNVLIKNMTILAPLKAPNTDGIDPDSSMNVCIEDCYIESGDDLVAVKSGWDQYGITMARPSSNIIIRRVSGTTPTCSGVGIGSEMSGGISNVIVDDLHVRDSAAGIRIKTDKGRGGYIENITINNIKMERVKIPLRFSRGANDHPDEGWDPKALPQVKGIVVSNVVSLDTKKAPLLEGIEGSPVEGICMKNISIVGLAPSMAWSCEFVSGYSCDVWPKPCQQLQKNDSIPWCSCT